gcggaaaacaactagtgaataaataaaatgctaattccataggtatttatttggattgatatttatttaataaaataaatctgatTGCGTTTCCGCTATGCAATAAATTGATAAAACCTAAATCACTAATTAATTACTAAGCTcttcataataatttatgttcAATATTTTCAGGGTCGTTTTCTCTAATCGGGACGATATATGGAGTCGTTGGATCGCTCATGCTGTCTTTATATTCCATCTACACCAAGAAGGTTTTGCCCCATGTCAATCAAGAAGTATGGTTGCTCTCATACTACAATAATGCTTATTCTATAATCTTATTTCTACCGCTGATGATATTGAATGGAGAGGTTGAAGCCTTGCGAAACTATACAAACTTCCAAAGCACGTATTTTTGGGTGCAAATGTTAGTAGGTGGAGTCTGTGGATTTGCCATTGGATACGTAACGTCTCTGCAAATAAAGGTAAGTTCATTATATTGATATTATGAAttctttatataaaatattttttttgcggaTTTTAATGAAGGTAATACCTAATTAACACCATACTACTAGGTACATCACATCTTACTTAAGTACATGATATTTATCGTAACAACTACCAAAGTATCGTGTTCTGATAATACACTACGTACGTACGCGTGCTAGGCTAGATGTATAATAATGTATATTACACTCTACCTATACAATAATTACTTACTCGTGTGTTAAAAtgcagtaaataaatatcacgaaacAATcggcaccaattgacctagttccaaagtagGCAAAGCATGAGTAGTCATAATTTAATGACTTGTTGTGTattaggggagaccgaggagagttgtgacagaggagagtactgacaacgtcgatttttggtAACCTATTAACTGTTAGCAAGCTCGCAACAAGGCGCGTTTCCTAGCTCGAGACTTGAGCtaaaaaacgcgcgctattgcttggtggtaggaccttgtgcaaggtccgcccggattgctaccaccatcttgctcgctaatcctgccgtgaagcagcagtgcttgcactgttgtgtttcggcgtggagagtaagacagccggtgtaattactggcacttgacgtatcccatcttagacctctaggttggcaacgcatctgcaatacccctggtgttgcagatgtttatgggcgggtgtgatctcttaccatcaggagacccacttgctcgtttgccatccagtcgaataaaaaaaaagaagctcGCTAGCAGATAATAAGTTCCAAAATATCGACgctgtcactactctcctcggtctcccctatgTAGCGAACTCATTGGCAGATATGACATAAGTTGCAAACATGACTTCTAAAACTATCCTCAAGTTTGCTAAACTTTAATTTTGATCCATATTTCTTATGTTTCTCAGGTGACGTCGCCTTTAACACACAACATATCGGGTACAGCCAAGGCTTGTGCTCAGACAGTCATGGCCACCCAATGGTACAGCGAAACCAAAAACATCCTCTGGTGGACTTCCAATATCATAGTCCTGGGTAGTAGCGCATTGTATGCACGGTTCAAGCAAATAGAGATGGAAGAACATAGCAAAAAACCATTGCCAGAAGACGAGAAGAGTCTAGTATGATAGAAAAAGACAGGTGTATTAGTGTGACAAATGattatttatgtagtttatatAATTCGAGGCAGGGTGTAAGTTCGAACGAGTGTATATTGTTGTCTGACTCTTGATATTGAGAGTAAATGTGTCCTCGTGACTGCTGTAGGGGTTTAATTAAAACAGGGACGTAGCTACTACCGTATCAAAGAGCGAAAGAAAGATAGACCGTAATTAGTTCTAAGCCCCTCCCTAAAAATTTGATCAGGGCCAGTCTTGGGCTAGCATCAAcatctatgtaggtacctatataagtCGATGTCGATGAGGGCAAAGCTAATGAAAAGAAGCCTACCTGTAATATGACCATGAGCGAGCAAGCCTCTGTGCTGTGATGATTGTCAGTTTGTGAATACATAGGTAATAATGtacaagaaaataataattttgctgTACTTTGATCCAACTTAATTCGCTCGGAACACTATCGAGTCTAATGTTCGAATGCATTTATAGACTAGAAAAATCTCGTATGCCGCAAGGATTATACTACCATTTGagatgttaatttaattttcaactttcaatttttacatacatacttgcaAATGACAATAGTGCCGTTCTTATATGACTACTACTAAACACCATTGGCTTAGTGAATTTTTGTGTGCATTTATTCGAAAGCGACTAGTTTAACTATTATGTTGTTATTCAACTTATTAATTAGTCGCTTATTATTGTGAATCAACTGTTCGTCTTAGTAATTTTGATAGATATTTTACAATATccttgtattttcttttataatatatattgtgTGCTTCATTTGGATCTGTGATGTGATCGTATAGCTCTAAGCCGTAATTTTTGTTCCAGTCCTTTGTAAATAGAATGTTATTAAAGGATACCCATTCTGTGTACCGATATCGTCGTGTTCTTATGCTGTATCCCATTATTTGAATGTCTTTGAGACGTGGTTTATCTGATTTCTCATTTGGAGACACACTTGGTCTTGGATATTGACTGATTGCAACACTATCCCCAATGACGTCGTTTATAAATGTTGCCTTCATAAGTTCAGCCAGACTTTTTCCTTCGAAACAAAGAGGTGTCTTGTTATTGATGCTTTTGCATTTGGGAATGTTTTGACTCAGTCCCATGATCTCTATTAGAGTGGGGAAAATATCGATTAATTCTACCGGCGCGTGTACGACATTTGGCTGGTAGCCTGGTATACTGAAAATCAGAGGCACTTTCAAGGCGACGTCAAAGTTACTGTACTTGGCCCATAGACCGTTTTCTCCGAGAGACCAACctggaaatgaaaaaaaaaaccgtttataaTTAAAGTGataaaagtttttccatgtcagtCTTTATGAGATTGATATcagattgatttttacttggcctatgtaaaaacatttttcactacatctatagGTAGGCACATTTCGTCATTTTCATAATTTCGGCCTTTATACGGCCCACtgcggggcacaggcctcctctcggctCTCTCTCTCATTTATTTATACGTAAAACATATAGTTTGGAATAAATATAAGCTTAATGGCGTTGCTGGCTGATTCGGTCTGCGGCTAGGAATAATAATAGTGCTTTACAGATCGCGAATAGAAATAAGATGATGCTACTAACCATGATCACTCGTCAATACAACGACAGTTTTCCTCAAGTCGACGTGCTTCATTAGTAGGCCAACCAAATCATCTACATATACTGCCGCCGCGTGGTAGCTTTGTTTGATTCTCAAGGTCCACTCGTGGGGCATTGTGCCGAAGGGATAAGATATGTTGAGGCCGGCTATGTCGTCCCTGTGTCTCACGTCTGTCCATGGATGCCAAGCTACAGTTGGCATGTCAACAGGCTTGCAAGGAAACTTGGGCGGACTTATTTTGTTAATTGGGACTCTAGCTGAAAACAAATAAAGGGTAAAATAGTAagtattaggtacagtcaagggcaaagataaaaatatgtatacactgccttaatgttaagtgcataaagtcgtgtatacatatttttagggttccgtagccaaatgacaaaaaacggaacccttatggattcgtcatgtctgtctgtctgtctgtccgtccgtatgtcacagccacttttttccgaaactataagaactatactgttgaaacttggtaagtagatattctgtgaaccgcattaagattttcacacaaaaatataaaaaaaaacaataaattttggggttccccatacttagaactgaaactcatacgtgtggggtatttatggataggtcttctaaaattatattgaggtttctaatatcatttttttctaaactgaatagtttgcgcaagagacacttccaaagtggtaaaatgtgttaacttctaaaataagagaatgataaaactaaaaaaatatatatgatgtacattaccaagCAAACTTCCACCagaaattggtttgaacgagatctagtaagtagttttttttaatacgtcataaatcctaaaccgcaatttacctttcattcaatattttatattatgttacttgctgctacggaacccttcatgggcgagtccgactcgcactagGCCgcttttgtaactttgaccgtgtcgataactttgcccttgactgtgcCACTGCCAGGTAGTACAGTTTTTTACTTTTCGTAAATATAGGACAATTCACAAAGTGAAAAACGAAAACATCAGACAAAGAACGAAACTCACTGATGCTCTCAGGCATGCACTTTCACTAAGGTGGAGATGGGCCGGACACATTTCACGATACATGGATAGAAGATGGACCATTGAAGCCACACAATGGAAAGGACCGAAGGGAAAAAGAAATGTAGGTAGACCAATAACACGGTGGGCTGATGATATCATACATGTGACAGGAAAGGACTGGATCATGTCAGGCAAAGATAGAGAGGCATGGAGGaagttggaggaggcctttacccaAACAGGGGTCCATATTTCAATAGACTAAGactaacaataaatttaagGTATTGTATAGCAATCTCTCTTTTTTAaggtataagtatttttttttttaaaaaaatgtaaaaaacaaaattaagaaatatagaataaatggctttattattattattattataaatataggacaatcattattattattagcctctCCACACTCGTATGCGATAAGTCAAACTATCGGTGAAACATTAGTGCCAATCTGATTGTTGAAAATTTTTGTCCTGTGACAAAGCCGTTTTGCTGCTATGAAGCTaagaataattattaataataaaatattatccgTAGGCTCTGTAGCCGTGAATCCCGTGTGAACGAGTATGTGAAGGAGTTATACCTGTAATACATGCAAATCCTACGTGAAATACAGCTGTCAGTACCAGTATAttacttacctaaatatttcTGTGGAAATTTCAAAGGAATGTGTGGCTTATGAAGTCCAACCGCAAGGAAGTAtggcttatttttatttctcgcTTCCTTCAATATCCTGATAGCATGTTCTAGAGACTGTAGGTCAGGTAGCGAATGTCCTGGCTGCTTCCTGACTTTAACTGGACAAACGAGATTCTTTTGCATTCTACGAGTAATCGAGTCATAACACACAGcattatctttatatttttcggTAGGAGGGTGATACGGGAACCGTGACCAACTATACGGAAAGTCATCGGTGTAGTTAGAACTTTCGCCTGGGTGAAAAATTTTGCCGACAGAATAAGTTTCGTAGCCATTTGCTTTGAAATATTGAGGTAATGTCGTAAAATTGCCTACAGTGTCTCTCCAGTAAGAATAAAAGTCGTATAAACGAAGTGTGTCGGGTCGCCGACCAGTTAACATTGAGTTTCTACTTGGAGCACAAAGTGCTTGCTGTAATgggaaataaaattgaattaaaactgTTATCCATCCGctttcaaacaaacaaaacaaatcacCTATAGGAAAATAATAAAGCTTATTATACCTGAGCAAAAGCATTCACAAAGTTTATGCCATTTGCCGCCAACTTTTCTATGTTTCGGAGTTTTACACTTTTGTCCTCCAGATGTCGCAAGTCATCAACAATAATAATCATTACATTGCCTTTTACATTATTAATGTTCATATTTACCAAAGCAAACAGTTTATTCACGAATGGAAATATGATGAATACAATAATCAAACCTTTTAATACAACCATTATACTGAAATTCTGTACACATCAATTAAATCAAGTGAAAAGGGAACAAAAGCGTAGGACCGTAAGAAAGAGTAGTGTTgctaatatgaaaaaaaaaagcattgcATGAATGActgaaaatttattataaataaattaagggtCAAGAATACACGCAAATATTTACTGCAATCGTTATGTTATTACAAtcaaaatttactaaaatagtccaccaatatttttctttatacaatttaaatttcattttttttttatatggcaaTATTTGTATAATGACAACAGGATAGCCACATACATATTGCTGAAGGAAGAAAGAGATAACGTAACCTCACTGCGTATTGAAATACGAAACACACACTTTCCTTCCCTAGACTGTTGTATTGTAAGTATTGTATTCTCTCACTCAGCTAGTCAATCACGCACACTACGAAACGAATCAAGCTCGGGGTATTGTCATTCACATCTGTTTTCATAAATTGTTGTTATAGTTTGTGTATAAACGTAAtttattctcaatttatttattgatgattgttagaattaatttaaaaccgTTGTTTGAGTGATTGTGTGATCAAGATATGTTTGTTTgggttcttatttattttttattcgtgtGACGTCATTGTTTTCAACTGCCAGTATAAACGACGCAATAACTTATTATTTCGAAAATGGAATTAAAATGAGGATTGTTTTCGTAAACAAGGTAAGTTTTAGATAAGACGTAGGTGAATTTACGTACGATATCGTTGGGTGGGTTGTTAATGTGGTTTAGGGTCATCTAAGGGTGGTGCACTTGCATTGATTTCCTTTGTCCTCGACGACCGATATCAGTGCTTTACTATACTTACTATTTTACTAGTTATATTTTTGGTAGGCAGCTGATCGGAGCAGCAAATACTTGCTTTGgatgaaataaatattcataaggTGTGTAtgttgacattgttttgtttttgtaaattatgtaaTGTTCTACACAAATGATTCACGCAAGGTGAACTTTGTTTTTGAATTCGATTCTTTTGTTGTTCTATGGTTAAATTTGCGCAATTTTTCTTTAGTGAAAACTTAGATTACCACATTATTCATCAAGCTGTTAAGTGGATTCAGAAGTTAAAGAAATATATTCTTAATTACTGaataacataatattaattttagtaattttaccTATTTCGTCACCTTTGCACAACAAccttttaatttataagtaagtGTAAAAGGTAAAAATGttgcaagtaggtaggtagttctTATCTCAGCAATTCTGGGCACAAGGTCATTcaaccttgatttttatttatcttcac
Above is a window of Choristoneura fumiferana chromosome 2, NRCan_CFum_1, whole genome shotgun sequence DNA encoding:
- the nac gene encoding GDP-fucose transporter nac, translated to MKEQRTDLCSRYIKIFIVVSCYWVVSIVTVFVNKALLSGQKVPLEAPLFITWFQCIVSFTICSTLSSMGGIPGVFQFPKGTPWHFDVVKKVIPLSIMFTLMIATNNLCLKYVGVSFYYIGRSLTTVFNVVFSWILLGQATSSRCIMCCAFIIFGFYLGVDQESLLGSFSLIGTIYGVVGSLMLSLYSIYTKKVLPHVNQEVWLLSYYNNAYSIILFLPLMILNGEVEALRNYTNFQSTYFWVQMLVGGVCGFAIGYVTSLQIKVTSPLTHNISGTAKACAQTVMATQWYSETKNILWWTSNIIVLGSSALYARFKQIEMEEHSKKPLPEDEKSLV
- the Ids gene encoding iduronate 2-sulfatase isoform X3, whose protein sequence is MLIGNVMIIIVDDLRHLEDKSVKLRNIEKLAANGINFVNAFAQQALCAPSRNSMLTGRRPDTLRLYDFYSYWRDTVGNFTTLPQYFKANGYETYSVGKIFHPGESSNYTDDFPYSWSRFPYHPPTEKYKDNAVCYDSITRRMQKNLVCPVKVRKQPGHSLPDLQSLEHAIRILKEARNKNKPYFLAVGLHKPHIPLKFPQKYLARVPINKISPPKFPCKPVDMPTVAWHPWTDVRHRDDIAGLNISYPFGTMPHEWTLRIKQSYHAAAVYVDDLVGLLMKHVDLRKTVVVLTSDHGWSLGENGLWAKYSNFDVALKVPLIFSIPGYQPNVVHAPVELIDIFPTLIEIMGLSQNIPKCKSINNKTPLCFEGKSLAELMKATFINDVIGDSVAISQYPRPSVSPNEKSDKPRLKDIQIMGYSIRTRRYRYTEWVSFNNILFTKDWNKNYGLELYDHITDPNEAHNIYYKRKYKDIVKYLSKLLRRTVDSQ
- the Ids gene encoding iduronate 2-sulfatase isoform X2, whose amino-acid sequence is MLIGLIIVFIIFPFVNKLFALVNMNINNVKGNVMIIIVDDLRHLEDKSVKLRNIEKLAANGINFVNAFAQQALCAPSRNSMLTGRRPDTLRLYDFYSYWRDTVGNFTTLPQYFKANGYETYSVGKIFHPGESSNYTDDFPYSWSRFPYHPPTEKYKDNAVCYDSITRRMQKNLVCPVKVRKQPGHSLPDLQSLEHAIRILKEARNKNKPYFLAVGLHKPHIPLKFPQKYLARVPINKISPPKFPCKPVDMPTVAWHPWTDVRHRDDIAGLNISYPFGTMPHEWTLRIKQSYHAAAVYVDDLVGLLMKHVDLRKTVVVLTSDHGWSLGENGLWAKYSNFDVALKVPLIFSIPGYQPNVVHAPVELIDIFPTLIEIMGLSQNIPKCKSINNKTPLCFEGKSLAELMKATFINDVIGDSVAISQYPRPSVSPNEKSDKPRLKDIQIMGYSIRTRRYRYTEWVSFNNILFTKDWNKNYGLELYDHITDPNEAHNIYYKRKYKDIVKYLSKLLRRTVDSQ
- the Ids gene encoding iduronate 2-sulfatase isoform X1 is translated as MLYNFSIMVVLKGLIIVFIIFPFVNKLFALVNMNINNVKGNVMIIIVDDLRHLEDKSVKLRNIEKLAANGINFVNAFAQQALCAPSRNSMLTGRRPDTLRLYDFYSYWRDTVGNFTTLPQYFKANGYETYSVGKIFHPGESSNYTDDFPYSWSRFPYHPPTEKYKDNAVCYDSITRRMQKNLVCPVKVRKQPGHSLPDLQSLEHAIRILKEARNKNKPYFLAVGLHKPHIPLKFPQKYLARVPINKISPPKFPCKPVDMPTVAWHPWTDVRHRDDIAGLNISYPFGTMPHEWTLRIKQSYHAAAVYVDDLVGLLMKHVDLRKTVVVLTSDHGWSLGENGLWAKYSNFDVALKVPLIFSIPGYQPNVVHAPVELIDIFPTLIEIMGLSQNIPKCKSINNKTPLCFEGKSLAELMKATFINDVIGDSVAISQYPRPSVSPNEKSDKPRLKDIQIMGYSIRTRRYRYTEWVSFNNILFTKDWNKNYGLELYDHITDPNEAHNIYYKRKYKDIVKYLSKLLRRTVDSQ
- the Ids gene encoding iduronate 2-sulfatase isoform X4, which produces MLTGRRPDTLRLYDFYSYWRDTVGNFTTLPQYFKANGYETYSVGKIFHPGESSNYTDDFPYSWSRFPYHPPTEKYKDNAVCYDSITRRMQKNLVCPVKVRKQPGHSLPDLQSLEHAIRILKEARNKNKPYFLAVGLHKPHIPLKFPQKYLARVPINKISPPKFPCKPVDMPTVAWHPWTDVRHRDDIAGLNISYPFGTMPHEWTLRIKQSYHAAAVYVDDLVGLLMKHVDLRKTVVVLTSDHGWSLGENGLWAKYSNFDVALKVPLIFSIPGYQPNVVHAPVELIDIFPTLIEIMGLSQNIPKCKSINNKTPLCFEGKSLAELMKATFINDVIGDSVAISQYPRPSVSPNEKSDKPRLKDIQIMGYSIRTRRYRYTEWVSFNNILFTKDWNKNYGLELYDHITDPNEAHNIYYKRKYKDIVKYLSKLLRRTVDSQ